From Cognatishimia activa, one genomic window encodes:
- the lon gene encoding endopeptidase La encodes MQEPLNSSYPVLPLRDIVVFPHMIVPLFVGREKSVRALEEVMQDDKQILLASQIDPAEDDPEAEGIYRTGVLANVLQLLKLPDGTVKVLVEGQARVQINDFLENDVFFEATAEYLNEIPGDATTIEALLRSVGDEFERYAKIKKNIPEEALSAVSETEEPARLADLVSGHLGVEVDQKQELLETLSVSERLEKVFGLMQGEMSVLQVEKKIKTRVKSQMEKTQREYYLNEQMKAIQKELGDGEDGSGEIQELEEKIAATKLSKEAKEKADAELKKLKNMSPMSAEATVVRNYLDWMLSIPWGTKSRVKKDLNKAQETLDHDHYGLEKVKERIVEYLAVQQRSKKLKGPIMCLVGPPGVGKTSLGKSVAKATGREFIRISLGGVRDESEIRGHRRTYIGSMPGKIIQALKKAKTTNPLILLDEIDKMGQDFRGDPASAMLEVLDPEQNSTFVDHYLEVEYDLSNVMFLTTSNSYNMPGPLLDRMEIIPLAGYTEEEKAEIAHRHLIPKQVKNHGLKAKEFALEPEALQEIVRTYTREAGVRNLEREIGKIARKAITKIVRKQAESVTVTADNLDEFLGVKKFRYGLAESKDQIGVVTGLAYTSVGGDLLHIEALKLPGKGRMKTTGKLGDVMKESIDAASSYVRSIAPEIGVKPPKFDKIDIHVHVPDGATPKDGPSAGLAMVTSIVSVLTGIPIRKDIAMTGEVSLRGNAMPIGGLKEKLLAALRGGIKTVLIPEENEKDLAEIPDNVKEGLEIIPVTHVSEVLERALVAKPEPIEWDEAAEEAAAAALKAADKPGAVAH; translated from the coding sequence ATGCAAGAGCCACTCAATTCATCCTATCCCGTCCTACCACTGCGCGACATTGTGGTCTTCCCACATATGATTGTGCCGCTGTTTGTGGGCCGTGAAAAATCCGTCCGCGCGCTTGAAGAAGTGATGCAGGACGACAAACAAATCCTTCTGGCGAGCCAGATCGATCCGGCAGAGGACGATCCAGAAGCAGAAGGCATCTACCGCACCGGCGTTTTGGCGAACGTTCTGCAGCTTTTGAAGCTGCCAGACGGCACAGTAAAAGTGCTCGTCGAAGGTCAGGCGCGTGTGCAGATCAATGACTTCCTGGAAAACGATGTTTTCTTTGAAGCGACTGCTGAATATCTGAATGAAATTCCAGGCGATGCGACGACCATCGAAGCGCTGCTGCGTTCCGTTGGTGATGAGTTTGAACGCTACGCCAAGATCAAGAAAAACATACCTGAAGAAGCGCTGAGCGCGGTTTCTGAAACCGAAGAGCCTGCGCGATTGGCTGATCTTGTGTCTGGCCATCTGGGTGTGGAAGTTGATCAGAAGCAGGAACTTCTGGAAACGCTGTCAGTGTCTGAGCGTCTGGAGAAGGTCTTTGGCCTGATGCAGGGCGAAATGTCCGTGCTGCAGGTTGAGAAAAAGATCAAAACCCGCGTGAAATCGCAGATGGAGAAGACCCAGCGCGAGTACTATCTGAATGAGCAGATGAAGGCCATTCAGAAGGAACTGGGCGATGGCGAAGACGGTTCTGGTGAAATCCAGGAGCTGGAAGAAAAGATTGCCGCGACCAAGCTGTCTAAGGAAGCTAAGGAAAAGGCCGACGCTGAGCTGAAGAAGCTTAAGAACATGTCGCCGATGTCCGCGGAAGCCACAGTTGTGCGCAACTATCTGGATTGGATGCTTTCTATTCCGTGGGGCACCAAATCCCGCGTCAAAAAAGACCTGAACAAAGCGCAAGAGACGCTGGATCACGATCACTACGGGCTTGAGAAAGTCAAAGAACGCATCGTCGAATACCTTGCGGTTCAGCAACGCTCCAAGAAGCTGAAAGGCCCGATCATGTGCCTTGTTGGCCCTCCGGGTGTTGGTAAGACCTCTCTGGGTAAATCCGTGGCGAAAGCGACTGGTCGTGAGTTCATCCGCATCTCCCTTGGTGGTGTGCGCGATGAGAGCGAAATCCGTGGTCACCGCCGGACTTATATTGGCTCTATGCCAGGTAAGATCATTCAGGCACTGAAGAAGGCAAAGACGACTAACCCACTGATCTTGCTTGATGAAATCGACAAGATGGGTCAGGACTTCCGTGGCGATCCGGCCTCTGCGATGCTGGAGGTATTGGACCCAGAACAGAACAGCACCTTTGTGGATCACTACCTTGAGGTGGAATATGATCTCTCAAACGTCATGTTCCTAACCACCTCCAACAGCTACAACATGCCAGGTCCGCTTTTGGACCGGATGGAGATCATTCCACTGGCGGGTTACACCGAAGAGGAAAAGGCTGAGATCGCGCATCGTCACCTTATTCCGAAGCAGGTGAAGAACCACGGTTTGAAGGCGAAAGAGTTTGCTCTGGAACCAGAAGCGCTGCAGGAAATCGTACGCACTTACACGCGCGAAGCGGGCGTTCGAAACCTTGAACGTGAAATTGGTAAGATAGCGCGTAAGGCGATCACCAAGATCGTGCGCAAGCAGGCTGAAAGCGTGACTGTTACTGCGGATAACCTCGACGAATTCCTTGGGGTGAAGAAGTTCCGCTATGGTTTGGCTGAAAGCAAAGATCAGATCGGCGTTGTGACAGGGCTGGCTTACACCAGCGTGGGCGGTGATCTTCTACACATCGAAGCGCTGAAACTGCCGGGTAAAGGTCGCATGAAGACCACCGGTAAGCTTGGCGATGTGATGAAGGAATCCATCGATGCGGCAAGCTCTTATGTGCGCTCGATTGCGCCGGAGATCGGGGTGAAACCTCCGAAGTTCGATAAGATCGACATCCACGTGCACGTACCGGATGGCGCGACACCAAAAGATGGCCCATCTGCAGGTCTTGCGATGGTGACGTCGATTGTCTCCGTGCTGACAGGCATTCCGATCCGTAAAGACATTGCCATGACTGGTGAGGTCTCATTGCGGGGCAACGCGATGCCGATCGGTGGTTTGAAAGAAAAACTGCTCGCAGCATTGCGTGGCGGGATCAAAACCGTGCTGATCCCGGAAGAGAATGAAAAGGATCTGGCTGAGATCCCGGATAACGTGAAAGAAGGGCTGGAAATTATCCCTGTGACCCACGTTTCTGAAGTTCTTGAGCGTGCATTGGTTGCTAAGCCTGAGCCTATCGAATGGGATGAGGCGGCAGAAGAGGCCGCAGCTGCCGCTTTGAAAGCAGCTGACAAACCAGGTGCTGTCGCGCACTAA
- the tgt gene encoding tRNA guanosine(34) transglycosylase Tgt, giving the protein MTSRFSFELKATDGKARTGVISTPRGEIRTPAFMPVGTAATVKAMMPESVRATGADILLGNTYHLMLRPTAERIDRLGGLHKFMNWERPILTDSGGFQVMSLAGLRKLTEKGVTFQSHIDGSKHELTPERSMEIQKLLGSDIVMCFDECPALPADRDQIAESMRLSMRWAQRSRDAFGDRPGHALFGIQQGGLEEDFREESAEALKEIGFDGYAVGGLAVGEGQEAMFSTLEFAPDQLPVDKPRYLMGVGKPDDIVGAVKRGIDMMDCVLPSRSGRTGQVFTRNGVLNIKNARHADDPRPLDEKCGCPACRNYSRAYLHHVFRSNEMISGMLLTWHNLHYFQDIMQGMRDAIAAGTFEAWEKDFHAGRAQGDIEPF; this is encoded by the coding sequence ATGACCAGCCGTTTTTCCTTCGAATTGAAAGCCACCGATGGCAAGGCCCGGACCGGGGTGATTTCGACACCGCGCGGCGAGATCCGTACACCGGCTTTCATGCCTGTAGGGACAGCGGCAACTGTGAAGGCCATGATGCCAGAAAGTGTCCGCGCAACAGGCGCCGATATTCTTCTGGGCAACACCTATCACCTGATGCTGCGCCCAACGGCGGAGCGCATTGATCGCCTGGGTGGTCTGCACAAGTTCATGAACTGGGAGCGTCCCATTCTGACGGACTCTGGCGGCTTTCAGGTGATGTCGCTGGCTGGCCTGCGCAAACTGACAGAAAAGGGCGTAACCTTCCAAAGCCACATCGACGGCTCCAAACACGAGCTGACACCGGAACGCTCGATGGAAATCCAAAAGCTACTCGGTTCTGACATCGTCATGTGTTTTGACGAATGCCCTGCATTGCCCGCAGATCGGGACCAGATTGCTGAATCGATGCGCCTGTCGATGCGGTGGGCCCAGCGCAGTCGGGATGCCTTTGGGGATCGTCCCGGCCATGCTTTGTTTGGCATTCAGCAAGGTGGTCTTGAGGAAGATTTCCGCGAAGAAAGCGCTGAGGCGTTAAAAGAGATCGGCTTTGATGGATATGCTGTTGGTGGTCTGGCTGTTGGGGAAGGGCAGGAAGCCATGTTCTCCACTCTGGAATTCGCGCCGGATCAGCTGCCAGTCGATAAACCTCGGTATCTGATGGGCGTTGGCAAGCCTGATGACATCGTAGGCGCAGTGAAACGCGGCATCGACATGATGGACTGTGTTTTGCCGTCGCGTTCAGGTCGCACGGGGCAGGTTTTCACTCGCAACGGTGTTTTGAACATTAAGAACGCACGCCACGCTGACGATCCTCGACCATTGGATGAAAAATGCGGCTGCCCAGCGTGCCGGAACTATTCACGTGCCTACCTACACCATGTGTTCCGCTCTAATGAGATGATCTCGGGCATGCTGCTGACATGGCATAACCTGCATTACTTCCAAGATATCATGCAGGGCATGCGGGACGCGATTGCTGCAGGGACCTTTGAGGCCTGGGAAAAGGATTTCCACGCGGGGCGGGCGCAGGGTGATATTGAACCCTTTTAA
- a CDS encoding SPFH domain-containing protein: protein MIEEILSENIVLLAAAVFVIIVILKGVRIVSQSEKHVVERFGRLHSVLGPGINFVVPFLDVVRHKISILERQLPTASQDAITKDNVLVQVDTSVFYRITEPEKTVYRIRDVDDAISTTVAGIVRAQIGRMDLDEVQANRAHLIDTIKLSVEDAVDDWGIEVTRAEILDVNLDQQTRQAMLQQLNAERARRAQVTEAEGQKRAVELHADAELYEAEQKAKARRISAEAEAYATEVVAQAIKNNGIEAAQYQVALKQVEALNALGNGDGKQTIVVPAAALEAFGDAFKLLKGGS from the coding sequence ATGATCGAAGAAATTCTATCGGAAAACATCGTTCTGCTCGCAGCAGCGGTATTTGTAATTATTGTTATTCTCAAAGGTGTTCGGATCGTTTCACAATCTGAGAAACATGTTGTGGAGCGTTTTGGGAGACTGCATTCCGTGCTTGGGCCGGGTATCAACTTTGTCGTGCCCTTCCTGGATGTGGTGCGTCACAAGATTTCCATTCTGGAACGTCAGCTGCCAACAGCCAGCCAAGACGCGATCACCAAGGACAACGTTTTGGTGCAGGTAGACACCTCGGTGTTCTATCGCATCACTGAACCAGAAAAGACCGTCTACCGGATCCGCGACGTTGATGACGCGATCTCAACCACAGTAGCCGGCATTGTGCGGGCCCAGATTGGCCGGATGGATTTGGATGAGGTCCAGGCCAATCGTGCGCATCTGATCGATACAATCAAATTGTCAGTCGAAGACGCGGTGGATGACTGGGGTATCGAAGTAACCCGGGCGGAAATTCTGGATGTGAACCTAGATCAGCAAACCCGCCAAGCGATGTTGCAGCAGCTGAATGCGGAACGTGCCCGCCGCGCTCAGGTAACAGAAGCCGAAGGTCAGAAACGCGCGGTGGAACTGCACGCCGATGCCGAACTCTATGAGGCAGAACAAAAAGCCAAAGCGCGCAGGATTTCAGCTGAAGCCGAAGCCTATGCAACTGAAGTTGTGGCGCAAGCCATTAAAAATAACGGTATCGAAGCCGCTCAGTATCAAGTTGCTTTGAAACAGGTTGAGGCTCTGAATGCGCTGGGCAATGGTGATGGTAAACAGACCATTGTGGTGCCAGCCGCGGCACTTGAGGCCTTTGGCGACGCCTTTAAACTGCTTAAGGGAGGTTCATAA
- a CDS encoding NfeD family protein translates to MDALLTTWWVWLAAALVLGILEMLIPGFIFLGFAIGAAVVGIALLGPLGLLSVPAILLIFAVISLAAWLGLKKHFALPKGQVKTFDHDIND, encoded by the coding sequence ATGGACGCACTTCTAACCACCTGGTGGGTTTGGCTAGCAGCGGCTTTGGTCTTAGGCATTCTCGAAATGCTCATCCCCGGCTTTATTTTCCTGGGTTTCGCAATCGGCGCGGCCGTGGTTGGCATCGCGCTGCTGGGACCTCTTGGTCTGCTATCTGTTCCAGCCATCCTTCTCATTTTCGCGGTGATATCTCTCGCGGCTTGGCTGGGCTTGAAAAAGCACTTCGCACTGCCAAAAGGTCAGGTCAAAACCTTTGATCACGACATCAACGACTAA
- a CDS encoding SUF system Fe-S cluster assembly protein, translating into MTQENDPVEGTPLITPSSIEHPLFDASVEAVRSVYDPEIPVNIYDLGLIYTIDINDENEVNVIMTLTAPGCPVAGEMPGWVQEAISGVAGVKTVDVALVWEPPWGMEMMSDEARLELGFM; encoded by the coding sequence ATGACTCAGGAAAACGATCCCGTAGAGGGCACACCTCTGATCACGCCATCAAGCATCGAACACCCGCTGTTTGATGCCTCTGTTGAAGCTGTGCGCAGCGTCTATGACCCTGAGATTCCAGTGAATATCTATGATCTCGGCCTCATCTACACCATCGACATCAACGATGAAAACGAGGTGAATGTGATCATGACCCTCACTGCACCGGGCTGCCCTGTTGCTGGTGAAATGCCAGGCTGGGTACAAGAAGCCATCTCTGGTGTAGCCGGTGTGAAGACCGTGGATGTTGCCCTTGTGTGGGAACCCCCATGGGGCATGGAAATGATGAGCGACGAAGCCCGTTTGGAATTGGGCTTCATGTAA
- a CDS encoding DUF3307 domain-containing protein gives MIETIVALFAAHVLADYVFQTNKMVTRKNELPFLAYHGVIVLGTAILATGSIAIPIFILTGLHILTDWIKTQFNDGIEAHLSDQIVHLATLTAVAAFAPDIWSEGVWAPAPEFTPHAMLLIAGAIYATRAGGFAVGILMTPYGPSFSKDSLPGGGKMIGLLERGLIYVLVLAGLPIGIGFLVAAKSVLRFETAKEGDAAENRKRSEYIIIGTLASFGWAILVSLAILFLLAQLPDLGIAMPKP, from the coding sequence ATGATTGAAACCATAGTCGCCCTCTTCGCGGCTCATGTTTTGGCCGATTATGTGTTTCAAACCAACAAGATGGTCACGCGCAAGAATGAACTGCCCTTTCTCGCTTACCATGGCGTCATCGTCCTTGGCACCGCCATTTTAGCGACCGGAAGCATTGCAATTCCGATCTTCATTCTTACTGGCCTGCACATACTGACGGATTGGATCAAAACCCAATTCAATGACGGGATTGAAGCACATCTCTCCGACCAAATCGTACATCTGGCAACGCTGACTGCCGTTGCCGCCTTCGCGCCTGATATTTGGAGCGAAGGCGTTTGGGCCCCGGCCCCAGAATTTACGCCCCATGCCATGCTTCTTATAGCTGGCGCGATCTACGCGACGCGTGCCGGAGGTTTTGCTGTTGGTATTCTGATGACCCCTTACGGCCCCTCCTTTTCCAAAGACAGCCTGCCCGGAGGCGGCAAGATGATCGGCCTACTCGAAAGAGGACTGATCTATGTACTCGTGTTGGCGGGACTGCCGATCGGGATTGGTTTTCTTGTTGCTGCAAAATCCGTGTTAAGATTTGAGACAGCGAAGGAAGGCGATGCGGCCGAAAACAGAAAACGGTCTGAATACATCATCATAGGCACGCTGGCTTCTTTCGGCTGGGCCATTTTGGTCAGCCTCGCAATTTTGTTTCTTCTGGCACAGCTGCCAGACCTTGGCATTGCAATGCCCAAGCCCTAA
- a CDS encoding HesB/IscA family protein — MFGIPGKQAVTLTPAAAKQIVKLMERDGHQGLRIGVKKGGCAGMEYTMEYVDEVNPMDETVEQDGARVMIAPMAQMFLFGTEIDYEVSLLEASFKFKNPNVTEACGCGESIKFADM, encoded by the coding sequence ATGTTCGGCATTCCAGGCAAACAGGCGGTCACTCTGACCCCGGCGGCAGCAAAGCAAATCGTGAAACTGATGGAACGTGATGGCCATCAGGGCTTGCGTATTGGCGTCAAGAAGGGCGGCTGCGCGGGCATGGAATACACCATGGAATATGTCGATGAGGTCAATCCGATGGATGAGACTGTCGAACAGGATGGTGCACGCGTCATGATCGCGCCGATGGCACAGATGTTTCTCTTTGGTACAGAGATCGATTATGAGGTCTCTCTGCTTGAAGCGAGCTTCAAGTTCAAAAACCCAAATGTGACCGAGGCCTGTGGCTGCGGGGAATCCATTAAATTCGCTGATATGTGA
- a CDS encoding VOC family protein — translation MKMNYFVVGTNDRDAAAKFYDALFEGTGFAQAMATDRMTYWMSEGAAFAVATPFDEEPATKGNGMMVGFDAGSNDEVERLHQKAIDLGGTCEGAPNLRGPYFSAYVRDLDQNKICFGTLVAAA, via the coding sequence ATGAAGATGAACTATTTTGTTGTTGGTACAAACGACAGAGACGCAGCAGCTAAATTTTATGATGCACTGTTTGAAGGAACAGGGTTTGCGCAAGCCATGGCGACCGATCGGATGACATATTGGATGTCTGAGGGTGCGGCGTTTGCTGTTGCAACCCCGTTTGATGAAGAACCTGCGACAAAGGGCAATGGGATGATGGTGGGCTTTGACGCTGGCTCCAATGATGAGGTGGAGCGCCTGCATCAGAAAGCCATCGATTTAGGTGGAACCTGTGAAGGCGCGCCAAACCTGCGTGGGCCTTATTTCTCGGCTTATGTGCGGGATCTGGATCAGAACAAAATCTGTTTCGGCACACTGGTAGCAGCGGCTTAA
- the tpiA gene encoding triose-phosphate isomerase — protein MRRKLAAGNWKMNGTAAQLAELTAMTEVANTEQTDVLICTPATLVNRAADTASGSAVAIGGQDCHANASGAHTGDISAAMLADAGASHVITGHSERRVDHAETDAVIAAKSEAAYANDLIAVICIGESLQERESGQTLDVVGTQLQGSTPDAATGANTVIAYEPVWAIGTGKVPTLDQIAEVHDFIRAKLVERFGAEGEAIRVLYGGSVKPSNASEIFAVSNVDGALVGGASLKASDFNAIISALDEA, from the coding sequence ATGCGCCGCAAACTTGCCGCTGGAAACTGGAAAATGAATGGTACAGCTGCCCAATTGGCCGAGCTGACCGCAATGACAGAAGTTGCCAACACAGAGCAAACGGATGTTCTGATTTGCACCCCAGCGACTTTGGTGAACCGTGCTGCGGATACAGCATCTGGCTCAGCTGTCGCCATCGGCGGACAGGATTGCCATGCCAATGCATCCGGCGCGCACACAGGTGATATCTCTGCGGCCATGCTCGCAGACGCAGGCGCAAGCCACGTAATCACTGGTCACTCTGAGCGCCGCGTGGATCATGCTGAGACCGATGCTGTGATCGCTGCAAAGTCCGAAGCGGCTTATGCCAACGACCTTATTGCCGTGATCTGCATCGGTGAAAGCTTGCAAGAGCGCGAAAGCGGTCAGACACTAGACGTTGTAGGCACCCAACTTCAGGGCTCGACACCAGATGCGGCCACTGGTGCAAACACTGTGATTGCTTATGAACCTGTATGGGCGATTGGCACCGGTAAAGTTCCAACGCTGGATCAAATCGCCGAAGTGCATGACTTCATCCGTGCAAAACTGGTAGAACGTTTCGGTGCCGAAGGTGAAGCAATCCGTGTGCTCTATGGCGGTTCCGTGAAACCATCCAATGCATCAGAGATTTTTGCTGTCTCTAACGTGGATGGCGCCTTGGTGGGTGGCGCGAGCCTGAAAGCCAGCGACTTCAACGCGATTATCTCAGCGCTCGACGAAGCCTGA
- a CDS encoding putative quinol monooxygenase gives MILEIRHYTIKPGFRESFIEFFERENRQALRDAGMLVFGPLRDLENPDKVHWVRAFSTLEDRERIKNEFYHGPVWHKDIEPKAMSMIAHYECEVTETTGGFENFSGEATL, from the coding sequence ATGATCTTAGAAATCAGACATTACACGATTAAGCCCGGTTTCCGGGAAAGCTTCATAGAATTCTTTGAACGAGAAAATCGTCAGGCTTTGCGTGACGCTGGCATGCTGGTGTTTGGTCCTCTCCGAGATTTGGAAAACCCAGACAAGGTTCATTGGGTCAGAGCATTTTCGACATTGGAAGACCGAGAGCGGATCAAAAACGAATTCTACCATGGCCCCGTATGGCACAAAGACATTGAACCAAAGGCCATGTCGATGATCGCCCATTACGAGTGTGAAGTAACAGAAACGACAGGTGGTTTTGAAAACTTCTCTGGAGAAGCGACACTCTGA
- a CDS encoding SLC13 family permease, whose amino-acid sequence MESITLTLEMMVVLGLLAFTVFLFVSEIVRIDLAAILVMVLLGLISQIPATSSVADVTQLFNGFASNAVISIIAVMIIGAGLDKTGIMSKVAAVILKRGGKTEGRIIPIISGTVGVISSFMQNVGAAALFLPVVSRISVRTEIPMSRLLMPMGFCAILGGTMTMVGSSPLILLNDLILTSNASLPEGQKMEIFDLFAVTPIGVCLVITGIIYFVVFGRWVLPAGAKTGDGTSAQSLKEFLKNIYGLRTDIHEISIPAGHPCEGKTFDELMQQYHVYIIGSALHGKRWFAPMISTPVETPCRLAILGARKEVRSMVLDEGFTLHTELDVFAEDYAATKSGVAEVVIPPGSGIIGKCAHDLMFRKTYGASLLAIHRDEETLSYMQTEDHEPTAVGEEPFHAGDTLVIHSTWESLTRLTRDRDFVVVTQDFPREELRPRKLGFAVLFFAIALSMILFTDIRLSLCLLTGAVGMILTGVLDIDEAYEAVSWTTVFLLASLIPLGMAVQSTGTAEWIAHQILSLLEGWPIWSLQVGVAVLATIFTLVMSNVGATVLLVPLAVSIAVAAGGDPAIFALTVAISTSNSFLIPTHQVNALIMGPAGYKVIDFVKSGGIMTILFLIVSMVMMNIVF is encoded by the coding sequence TTGGAATCTATTACCCTTACTTTGGAAATGATGGTGGTCTTAGGATTGCTGGCATTTACCGTTTTTCTATTTGTCTCAGAGATTGTTCGGATCGACTTAGCCGCTATCCTTGTGATGGTTCTATTGGGGCTGATCTCTCAGATTCCTGCAACTTCGAGCGTTGCGGACGTCACTCAGCTGTTCAATGGTTTTGCCTCGAACGCGGTGATTTCCATCATAGCCGTGATGATCATCGGGGCCGGGCTCGATAAAACGGGCATCATGAGTAAGGTGGCCGCGGTTATCCTGAAGCGCGGCGGTAAAACTGAAGGCCGTATTATTCCGATCATTTCGGGCACAGTGGGTGTTATTTCCTCCTTTATGCAAAACGTGGGTGCTGCGGCGCTCTTCCTGCCAGTTGTCAGCCGGATTTCAGTACGGACAGAAATTCCGATGTCGCGTCTGCTGATGCCGATGGGTTTCTGCGCCATCCTCGGCGGCACCATGACAATGGTTGGTTCCTCTCCTTTGATCCTGCTGAATGACCTGATCCTAACATCCAATGCGAGCCTGCCTGAGGGGCAGAAGATGGAGATCTTCGATCTTTTCGCAGTGACGCCAATTGGGGTCTGCCTCGTGATTACAGGCATTATCTATTTTGTGGTCTTTGGCCGCTGGGTTCTACCAGCCGGTGCCAAGACAGGGGACGGTACAAGCGCCCAATCTCTGAAAGAATTCCTCAAGAATATCTATGGCTTGCGCACAGATATTCACGAGATTTCCATTCCAGCGGGTCACCCTTGTGAAGGTAAAACCTTTGATGAGCTGATGCAGCAGTATCACGTCTATATCATCGGTTCGGCGCTGCATGGTAAGCGATGGTTCGCCCCGATGATTTCAACGCCAGTTGAAACCCCATGTCGTTTGGCCATCCTCGGCGCGCGCAAAGAAGTGCGCTCTATGGTTCTGGATGAAGGCTTCACGCTGCACACAGAATTGGATGTATTCGCGGAAGACTATGCGGCCACCAAATCCGGCGTGGCCGAGGTCGTTATCCCACCTGGTTCTGGCATCATCGGCAAATGTGCGCATGACCTGATGTTCCGTAAGACATACGGCGCGTCTCTTCTCGCGATCCACCGAGATGAAGAAACACTCAGCTATATGCAGACAGAAGATCACGAACCGACAGCGGTGGGTGAAGAGCCTTTCCATGCAGGGGACACTCTGGTCATCCACTCCACTTGGGAGTCTCTGACCCGTTTGACCCGCGACCGTGACTTTGTGGTTGTGACACAGGATTTCCCACGTGAGGAGCTGCGCCCGCGTAAACTCGGTTTTGCGGTGCTCTTCTTCGCAATTGCGCTGAGCATGATCCTTTTCACCGACATTCGCCTGTCACTCTGTCTGCTCACAGGAGCCGTGGGCATGATCCTGACGGGTGTTCTTGATATTGACGAAGCTTACGAGGCCGTCAGCTGGACAACCGTTTTCCTCTTAGCCAGCCTCATACCATTGGGTATGGCAGTACAAAGTACCGGGACGGCTGAATGGATTGCACATCAGATTCTTTCGCTCTTGGAAGGCTGGCCCATTTGGTCTCTACAGGTTGGCGTGGCTGTCCTCGCAACCATCTTCACTCTGGTGATGTCCAACGTAGGTGCAACAGTTCTTCTGGTGCCGCTCGCGGTGTCCATCGCAGTCGCCGCAGGTGGCGATCCGGCGATCTTTGCTTTGACGGTTGCGATCTCAACCTCCAACAGTTTCTTGATCCCGACCCACCAGGTGAACGCGTTGATCATGGGCCCAGCTGGTTACAAGGTGATCGACTTTGTGAAGTCCGGCGGCATCATGACGATCCTGTTCCTGATCGTTTCAATGGTGATGATGAACATCGTGTTCTGA
- a CDS encoding cytochrome P450, with amino-acid sequence MLKLHQPPTDSGFVQNPYPFYEQARENGPIHYWDDYGMPAAFSYATVSMLLKDRRLGREVPPDLATEPAPHTKPFYAIEAHSMLELEPPRHTRLRGLVMRAFTSRRIQSLGPEIEVLCKELCETFPSEPFDLLEHYATKVPVIIIARMLGVPETMCDQLLKWSNAMVAMYQASRSHQTELDAATASQDFYNFMRDYIEERRETPGDDLLTELIAAEEDGDRLTTDEMISTCILLLNAGHEATVHTIGNSVKTLLETKTDLGCLTEDRIQSAVEELIRFDPPLHMFTRYAYEEVEVGNHTLKPGDQIALLLGAANRDPNMWEDPNTFNPNRVIKTNMAFGAGRHFCIGAPLARLEMQIALPALFERHPGLSLVEPPEYANVYHFHCLKKLMVKT; translated from the coding sequence ATGCTCAAGTTGCACCAACCACCGACAGACTCAGGTTTCGTTCAGAACCCCTATCCTTTTTACGAACAGGCTCGTGAAAACGGCCCAATTCACTATTGGGACGACTACGGCATGCCTGCAGCGTTCAGCTATGCGACTGTGTCGATGTTGCTTAAGGACCGGCGTTTAGGACGTGAGGTGCCCCCTGATCTGGCGACCGAGCCCGCACCTCATACAAAGCCGTTTTACGCAATCGAAGCGCACTCCATGCTGGAGCTGGAACCTCCTCGACACACCCGTCTCAGGGGCCTTGTAATGCGCGCTTTCACCAGCCGTCGCATTCAAAGTTTGGGTCCGGAGATCGAAGTCTTATGCAAAGAGCTTTGCGAGACCTTTCCAAGTGAACCCTTTGATCTTCTTGAACATTACGCAACGAAAGTCCCTGTTATTATCATTGCGCGCATGTTGGGTGTACCGGAGACAATGTGCGATCAGCTTTTGAAATGGTCCAACGCAATGGTCGCCATGTATCAGGCGTCGCGCAGCCATCAGACAGAGCTTGATGCAGCGACTGCCTCGCAGGATTTTTATAACTTCATGCGGGACTATATCGAAGAGCGTCGAGAGACACCGGGAGATGACCTGTTAACGGAACTGATCGCAGCGGAGGAGGACGGAGATCGGCTGACAACGGATGAGATGATCTCGACCTGCATTCTGCTTCTCAACGCAGGGCATGAAGCAACAGTACACACGATCGGCAATTCCGTAAAAACGCTTTTGGAAACCAAGACGGATCTTGGATGCCTAACCGAAGACCGCATTCAATCGGCCGTGGAAGAACTGATCCGCTTTGATCCACCCCTGCACATGTTTACACGCTACGCCTATGAAGAGGTTGAGGTTGGCAATCACACTCTGAAACCCGGAGATCAGATTGCTCTATTACTGGGGGCGGCGAACCGCGATCCAAACATGTGGGAAGACCCGAATACCTTCAATCCGAACCGTGTGATCAAAACCAATATGGCTTTTGGAGCAGGCAGGCATTTCTGCATCGGCGCGCCGCTCGCGCGCCTAGAGATGCAGATCGCCCTGCCCGCGCTCTTTGAACGCCATCCTGGGCTCTCACTCGTTGAGCCGCCTGAATACGCGAATGTCTATCACTTCCATTGCCTCAAGAAGCTGATGGTGAAAACCTAA